In one Acetomicrobium sp. S15 = DSM 107314 genomic region, the following are encoded:
- a CDS encoding SDH family Clp fold serine proteinase has protein sequence MYGYGGFDIFWLIFLFFILMPMLKQWNLERQRMAAIRSIENKTKSRVITLIHRQESVGFLGMFARNFINIEDSEEVLRAIRLTPKDMPIDLIMHTPGGLLLAAEQIASALKKHPAKVTVFVPHYAMSGGTLIALAADEIVMDEHAVLGPVDPQLGQMPAASILKVVEEKPKNEIDDQTLIMADVAAKALRQTRTFVFGLLKDKMPEDKARDIAQVLSEGRWTHDYPISSEEAVSLGLPVSTNMDEEIRQLMHLYPQSGRGRPSVHYVPLPYHSSPSEKRVIQ, from the coding sequence GGAACTTGGAGCGCCAACGGATGGCGGCAATTCGCTCTATAGAGAACAAAACCAAGAGCCGTGTAATCACTTTGATCCACAGACAGGAAAGCGTCGGCTTTCTGGGCATGTTCGCCAGGAACTTCATAAACATCGAGGATTCGGAAGAGGTGCTGCGAGCCATACGGCTGACCCCTAAGGATATGCCCATCGATCTCATCATGCACACCCCCGGCGGGCTGCTTCTGGCGGCTGAACAGATAGCGAGCGCCTTGAAGAAACATCCGGCCAAGGTGACGGTATTCGTGCCGCACTATGCCATGTCCGGAGGGACGCTCATAGCGCTTGCCGCAGACGAAATAGTCATGGACGAACACGCCGTCTTGGGGCCAGTGGATCCTCAGTTGGGACAGATGCCGGCAGCCTCTATATTAAAGGTGGTGGAAGAAAAACCCAAGAACGAGATTGACGACCAGACCCTCATAATGGCAGATGTAGCCGCAAAGGCCCTTCGTCAGACGCGCACCTTCGTCTTCGGTCTGTTAAAGGACAAGATGCCGGAGGATAAAGCCAGGGACATCGCGCAGGTGTTGTCCGAAGGAAGGTGGACGCACGATTATCCCATATCCTCGGAAGAGGCTGTATCTCTTGGGCTTCCCGTCTCCACGAATATGGATGAGGAAATACGACAGCTCATGCACCTGTATCCCCAGTCGGGCAGGGGGCGTCCTTCGGTGCACTACGTGCCGCTTCCGTACCACAGCTCTCCGTCGGAAAAGAGGGTAATTCAGTAA